The following proteins are co-located in the Paraburkholderia phytofirmans PsJN genome:
- the rplU gene encoding 50S ribosomal protein L21 gives MYAVIKTGGKQYKVAVGEKLKVEQIPADIDAEITLDQVLAVGEGESIKFGTPLVSGASVKATVVSQGRHAKVTIFKMRRRKHYQKHGGHRQNYTELRIDAINA, from the coding sequence ATGTACGCGGTCATAAAAACCGGTGGCAAGCAGTATAAAGTTGCCGTCGGCGAAAAACTTAAAGTAGAACAGATACCGGCAGACATTGACGCTGAAATCACGCTCGACCAGGTTCTCGCAGTGGGCGAAGGCGAATCGATTAAGTTCGGTACGCCGCTGGTCAGTGGGGCTTCCGTCAAGGCTACCGTCGTGTCGCAAGGTCGTCACGCAAAAGTGACCATCTTCAAGATGCGTCGCCGGAAGCACTACCAGAAGCATGGCGGCCACCGCCAGAACTATACCGAACTGCGCATCGACGCGATCAACGCGTAA
- a CDS encoding RNA pyrophosphohydrolase: MLDREGFRPNVGIILLNAHNEVFWGKRLREHSWQFPQGGIKYGETPVQAMYRELHEETGLLPEHVKVIGRTRDWLRYEVPDKFIKREVRGHYRGQKQIWFLLRMVGRDCDICLRATDHPEFDAWRWNEYWVPLDCVIEFKRDVYQLALTELSRFMRRAAPRAEKPGGHHGPRYPRIASSMESPPDSTVMTVTSVTTVSIETSVHVTIASDCGPGSASTAEVDAAPDHEDESAGETAGSLFRPGVRN, encoded by the coding sequence ATGCTGGATCGTGAAGGCTTTCGCCCGAACGTCGGCATCATCCTCTTGAACGCGCACAACGAGGTGTTTTGGGGCAAACGGCTCCGTGAACATTCCTGGCAGTTTCCGCAAGGGGGCATCAAGTACGGAGAGACCCCCGTGCAAGCGATGTATCGGGAGTTACACGAAGAAACCGGGCTGCTTCCTGAGCACGTCAAGGTGATTGGTCGCACGCGCGACTGGTTGCGTTACGAGGTGCCTGACAAGTTCATCAAGCGCGAAGTACGCGGTCATTACCGCGGCCAGAAACAAATCTGGTTTTTGCTCCGGATGGTTGGACGCGACTGCGACATCTGCTTGCGCGCCACCGACCACCCTGAGTTCGATGCGTGGCGCTGGAACGAGTACTGGGTGCCGCTCGACTGTGTGATCGAGTTCAAGCGGGATGTATATCAGTTGGCGCTGACGGAGCTATCCCGTTTCATGCGCCGGGCTGCGCCGCGTGCGGAAAAACCTGGCGGGCATCATGGGCCGCGCTATCCCCGGATAGCGTCGTCAATGGAAAGTCCGCCGGATTCCACGGTAATGACGGTGACTTCAGTGACCACCGTCAGCATCGAAACATCGGTTCACGTAACGATCGCGTCCGATTGCGGTCCGGGGTCCGCGTCAACGGCAGAAGTCGACGCCGCGCCGGATCACGAAGACGAATCGGCAGGCGAAACGGCCGGCTCGCTGTTCCGCCCGGGCGTGCGCAATTAA
- a CDS encoding PP0621 family protein has protein sequence MRQIFLLILLFIVGQWLVKALRRHDAQASQRSGANGDAGAKGANGANGPNGGARAAAPAQLPEPMIRCVECGVHAPKSDSVVVAGQPFCSAAHAQRHGARPTGRDAR, from the coding sequence ATGCGACAAATATTTCTGCTGATCCTGTTGTTCATCGTCGGCCAATGGCTGGTGAAGGCGCTGCGTCGTCATGACGCGCAGGCGTCTCAACGCAGTGGCGCGAACGGCGACGCGGGTGCCAAAGGCGCGAATGGCGCGAACGGTCCGAACGGCGGTGCGCGCGCTGCCGCGCCGGCGCAACTCCCCGAGCCGATGATCCGTTGCGTCGAATGCGGCGTGCACGCGCCGAAGAGCGATTCCGTGGTGGTGGCCGGGCAGCCGTTCTGCAGCGCCGCGCACGCGCAGCGTCACGGCGCGCGACCCACGGGCCGCGACGCTCGATGA
- the cgtA gene encoding Obg family GTPase CgtA: MKFIDEARIEVIAGDGGDGSASMRREKFVPFGGPDGGDGGRGGSVIAVADRNINTLIDYRYAKKHLARNGENGRGADCYGKGGDDITLRMPVGTTITDMETGELIADLTEHNQSVQIAQGGAGGLGNLHFKSSTNRAPRQKTDGKPGERRMVRLELKVLADVGLLGMPNAGKSTFIASVSNAKPKIADYPFTTLAPNLGVVRVGPSRSFVIADIPGLIEGAAEGAGLGHQFLRHLQRTGLLLHIVDLAPFDDAVDPVAEAKAIVNELRKYDELLYEKPRWLVLNKLDMVPEDEREARVSAFLEGFGWDGPVFEISALTGQGCENLCYAVFDHISAHSDAQRAAEAEDLAADVRFREKPQAPAAADDAGTDPQV; encoded by the coding sequence ATGAAGTTCATTGACGAAGCGAGGATTGAAGTCATCGCCGGCGACGGAGGGGATGGCAGCGCGTCGATGCGCCGCGAGAAGTTCGTTCCGTTCGGCGGCCCGGATGGCGGCGACGGCGGTCGGGGCGGCAGCGTGATCGCGGTCGCGGACCGCAACATCAACACGCTGATCGACTACCGCTACGCGAAGAAACACCTGGCGCGCAACGGCGAAAACGGCCGCGGCGCGGACTGCTACGGCAAAGGCGGCGACGACATTACGTTGCGTATGCCGGTCGGCACCACGATCACCGACATGGAGACCGGCGAACTGATCGCCGATCTTACCGAGCACAACCAGAGCGTGCAGATCGCTCAGGGTGGCGCGGGCGGTCTCGGTAACCTGCATTTCAAATCCAGTACGAACCGCGCGCCCCGTCAGAAAACGGACGGCAAGCCGGGCGAACGCCGCATGGTGCGCCTTGAGCTGAAGGTGCTGGCGGACGTCGGCCTGCTCGGCATGCCGAACGCCGGCAAGTCGACTTTCATCGCGTCGGTGTCGAACGCGAAACCGAAGATCGCAGACTACCCGTTCACGACGCTCGCGCCGAATCTCGGTGTGGTGCGTGTCGGGCCGAGCCGCAGCTTCGTGATCGCCGACATTCCTGGCTTGATTGAAGGCGCGGCGGAAGGCGCGGGCCTCGGCCACCAGTTCCTGCGTCACTTGCAGCGCACGGGCTTGTTGTTGCATATCGTCGACCTCGCACCGTTCGACGACGCGGTCGATCCGGTCGCGGAAGCCAAGGCGATCGTCAACGAACTGCGCAAGTACGACGAGCTGCTGTATGAAAAGCCGCGCTGGCTGGTGCTGAACAAGCTGGACATGGTGCCCGAAGACGAGCGCGAAGCGCGTGTCTCGGCGTTCCTCGAAGGCTTCGGCTGGGATGGTCCGGTGTTCGAAATCTCGGCGCTGACTGGCCAAGGCTGCGAAAACCTTTGCTACGCGGTGTTCGACCACATCTCCGCGCATTCTGACGCGCAGCGTGCGGCGGAAGCCGAAGATCTCGCTGCGGACGTGCGCTTCCGCGAGAAGCCGCAAGCCCCTGCTGCCGCAGACGACGCCGGCACCGACCCGCAGGTATAA
- a CDS encoding proline--tRNA ligase codes for MKASRFFIGTLKEAPADAEIVSHKLMVRAGMIRRVAGGIYNYLPVGLRSIRKVEAIVREEMNRAGGIELLMPAVQPAELWQESGRWEKYGPELLRFKDRRQSDFVIGPTHEEVVTDIARNQIKSYRQLPVNFYQIQTKFRDEIRPRFGVMRGREFIMKDAYSFDKDMDGLRESYRKMYDAYVRIFTRLGLDFRAVAADNGSIGGSGSHEFHVIAETGEDAIAYCPTSDFAANVEAAEALPLYAERAAPTEEMKKTPTPGKAKCEAVAELLNIPLERTIKSIILATENEGAEPTIWLLMLRGDHDLNEIKASKLPGLAEFRMATEAEIIETFGTPPGYLGPIGTKKPIKVVADRTVANMSDFVVGSNEVDYHTTGVNWGRDLPEPVVADIRNVKKGDPSPDGKGVLDICRGIEVGHVFQLGTKYSEAMGATCLDETGKPRPMEMGCYGIGVTRILGAAIEQNFDDKGIIWPESIAPFEVVLCPMGYDRSEAVRAEADKLYAALVEAGIDVILDDRGERPGVMFADWELIGVPHRLVIGDRGLKEGKLEYQGRRDAEATLLPVEDAAQTVIGKVRAALAR; via the coding sequence ATGAAAGCTTCCCGTTTCTTTATCGGTACCCTCAAAGAAGCTCCCGCCGACGCAGAGATCGTCAGCCACAAGCTCATGGTGCGCGCCGGCATGATCCGCCGCGTTGCCGGCGGTATCTATAACTACCTGCCGGTCGGCCTGCGCTCGATCCGCAAGGTGGAAGCCATCGTGCGCGAAGAAATGAACCGGGCAGGCGGTATTGAATTGCTGATGCCGGCAGTGCAGCCGGCCGAGTTGTGGCAGGAATCGGGCCGTTGGGAAAAGTACGGTCCCGAACTGCTGCGCTTCAAGGATCGCAGGCAGTCCGATTTCGTGATCGGACCGACCCACGAAGAAGTGGTCACGGATATCGCGCGCAATCAGATCAAGAGCTATCGCCAGCTGCCGGTGAACTTCTACCAGATCCAGACCAAGTTCCGCGACGAGATCCGTCCGCGTTTCGGCGTGATGCGCGGCCGCGAATTCATCATGAAAGACGCGTACTCGTTCGACAAGGACATGGACGGTCTGCGCGAGTCGTATCGCAAGATGTACGACGCGTACGTGCGCATTTTCACGCGCCTCGGTCTGGACTTCCGCGCGGTGGCGGCGGACAACGGGTCGATTGGCGGCAGCGGTTCGCACGAATTCCACGTGATCGCCGAGACCGGTGAAGATGCGATCGCCTACTGCCCGACCTCGGATTTCGCGGCGAACGTCGAAGCGGCCGAAGCGCTGCCGCTCTACGCGGAACGCGCGGCGCCCACCGAAGAAATGAAGAAGACTCCCACGCCGGGCAAGGCGAAGTGCGAAGCGGTGGCCGAGCTGCTGAACATTCCGCTCGAGCGCACGATCAAGTCGATCATCCTCGCCACCGAAAATGAAGGCGCCGAGCCGACCATCTGGTTGCTGATGCTGCGCGGCGACCACGATCTGAACGAGATCAAGGCGAGCAAGCTGCCGGGTCTGGCCGAGTTCCGCATGGCGACCGAGGCTGAAATCATTGAAACCTTCGGTACGCCGCCGGGTTACCTCGGCCCGATCGGCACGAAGAAGCCGATCAAGGTCGTCGCGGATCGCACGGTCGCGAACATGAGCGACTTCGTGGTCGGCTCGAACGAAGTGGATTACCACACCACGGGCGTGAACTGGGGGCGTGATCTGCCGGAGCCTGTCGTCGCCGACATTCGCAACGTGAAGAAGGGCGATCCGTCGCCGGACGGCAAGGGCGTGCTCGACATCTGCCGCGGTATCGAAGTGGGCCACGTGTTCCAGCTCGGCACCAAGTATTCCGAAGCCATGGGCGCGACCTGCCTCGACGAAACCGGTAAGCCGCGTCCGATGGAAATGGGCTGCTACGGGATCGGCGTGACGCGTATCCTGGGCGCCGCGATCGAACAGAATTTCGACGACAAAGGCATCATCTGGCCGGAATCGATCGCGCCGTTCGAAGTCGTGCTGTGCCCGATGGGCTACGACCGCAGCGAAGCCGTGCGCGCGGAAGCCGACAAGCTTTACGCGGCGCTGGTCGAAGCGGGTATCGACGTGATCCTCGACGACCGCGGCGAGCGCCCGGGCGTGATGTTCGCCGACTGGGAGCTGATCGGCGTGCCGCATCGTCTCGTGATCGGCGACCGTGGCCTGAAGGAAGGCAAGCTCGAATACCAGGGCCGCCGCGACGCTGAAGCGACGCTGCTGCCGGTCGAAGACGCCGCGCAAACGGTGATCGGGAAAGTTCGCGCAGCGTTGGCGCGTTAA
- a CDS encoding cytochrome C assembly family protein, which translates to MDIVLYALTALLYGGLAVAGWRSHRHAALRPMLESVPPVPAAAAPVSAPSAASGMSGSGRALLFVALLAHGVLLHTTIFPQNAMVFGFAFALSAMFWLGAGIYWIESFFFPLDGLRLLVLPLACVASLLPLAFNGVRVLPYSAAPMFKLHFLIANIAYGLFAIAALHAILMLLVERRLHAMRGGMAQRHTTAAGNGWLSSWLDTLPPLLTLEKLLFRLIGAGFVLLTLTLVSGILFSEQLVDRALRLDHKTVFAILSWVMFGALLTARKVSGWRGRAALRWVLASFVALLLAYVGSRFVFEVLLHRAVV; encoded by the coding sequence ATGGATATTGTACTGTATGCCCTCACTGCGCTCCTCTACGGCGGTTTAGCCGTGGCCGGCTGGCGCTCGCACCGGCACGCCGCGTTGCGTCCCATGCTCGAAAGCGTGCCGCCGGTGCCTGCCGCAGCGGCGCCCGTGTCGGCTCCGTCGGCTGCTTCGGGCATGAGCGGCTCGGGCCGCGCGCTGCTGTTCGTGGCGCTACTCGCTCACGGCGTGCTGCTGCATACCACCATCTTTCCGCAGAACGCGATGGTGTTCGGTTTCGCGTTCGCGCTGTCGGCCATGTTCTGGCTCGGCGCCGGCATCTATTGGATTGAGAGCTTTTTCTTTCCGCTCGACGGCCTGCGTCTGCTGGTCCTGCCGCTCGCCTGCGTCGCCTCGTTGCTGCCGCTCGCATTCAACGGTGTGCGCGTGCTGCCGTATTCGGCCGCGCCGATGTTCAAGCTGCACTTTCTGATCGCCAACATCGCCTACGGTTTGTTTGCGATCGCGGCGCTGCACGCCATTCTGATGCTGCTCGTCGAGCGGCGTCTGCATGCCATGCGCGGCGGCATGGCCCAGCGGCACACGACCGCGGCGGGCAACGGCTGGCTGTCGAGCTGGCTCGATACGCTGCCGCCGCTCCTCACGCTGGAGAAGCTGCTGTTCCGTTTGATCGGCGCGGGTTTCGTCCTGCTGACGTTGACGCTAGTGTCGGGCATTCTGTTCAGCGAGCAACTGGTCGACCGCGCATTGCGGCTCGATCACAAGACCGTGTTCGCGATTCTTTCCTGGGTGATGTTCGGCGCGCTGCTCACCGCGCGCAAAGTTTCCGGCTGGCGCGGCCGTGCGGCATTGCGCTGGGTGCTGGCGTCGTTCGTCGCGCTGTTGCTGGCGTACGTCGGCAGCCGTTTTGTTTTCGAGGTGCTGTTGCACCGAGCTGTAGTGTGA
- the rpmA gene encoding 50S ribosomal protein L27: MAHKKAGGSSRNGRDSESKRLGVKVYGGQAINAGGIIVRQRGTRMHPGENVGIGKDHTLFALTDGHVNFSTKGAAKKHMVNVVPAAV, encoded by the coding sequence ATGGCACACAAAAAGGCAGGCGGATCATCCCGCAACGGCCGCGACTCCGAATCGAAACGCCTTGGCGTGAAGGTTTACGGCGGTCAGGCTATCAACGCTGGCGGCATCATCGTTCGTCAACGTGGCACGCGTATGCACCCGGGCGAAAACGTTGGCATCGGCAAGGATCACACCTTGTTCGCGCTGACGGACGGCCACGTCAATTTCTCGACGAAGGGCGCAGCGAAGAAGCACATGGTCAACGTCGTCCCGGCAGCAGTCTGA
- the proB gene encoding glutamate 5-kinase → MRSVIADSRRLVVKVGSSLVTNDGRGLDHAAIGRWAAQIAALRAQGKEVVLVSSGAIAEGMQRLGWTKRPREIDELQAAAAVGQMGLAQVYESRFAEHSIQTAQILLTHADLADRERYLNARSTLLTLLRLGVVPIINENDTVVTDEIKFGDNDTLGALVANLIEGDALVILTDQQGLFTADPRKDLTATLVQQADAGALELEAMAGGAGSSLGRGGMLTKILAAKRAAHSGANTVIASGREADVLSRLASGEAIGTQLIARTARMAARKQWMADHLQVRGHVVIDDGAVEKLTEGGKSLLPIGIVGVQGAFARGEVIACLSAAGREVARGLTNYSSAETKLIQRRPSGEIESVLGYMLEPELIHRDNLVLV, encoded by the coding sequence ATGCGTTCCGTCATCGCAGATTCACGGCGATTGGTAGTGAAAGTCGGTTCGAGCCTCGTCACGAATGACGGGCGGGGCCTCGATCATGCTGCTATCGGTCGCTGGGCCGCACAGATTGCCGCGCTGCGCGCGCAGGGCAAGGAAGTGGTGCTCGTCAGCTCGGGCGCTATTGCCGAAGGAATGCAACGGCTCGGTTGGACCAAGCGACCACGCGAGATCGACGAACTGCAAGCGGCCGCGGCCGTCGGCCAGATGGGTCTCGCGCAGGTGTACGAAAGCCGCTTTGCCGAACATTCCATTCAGACCGCCCAGATTCTGCTGACGCACGCCGATCTGGCCGATCGCGAACGCTATCTGAATGCGCGCTCCACGTTGCTCACGCTTCTACGCTTGGGCGTGGTGCCGATCATCAACGAGAACGACACGGTCGTCACCGACGAAATCAAATTCGGCGACAACGACACGCTGGGCGCGCTCGTCGCAAACCTGATCGAAGGCGACGCACTTGTCATCCTCACAGATCAGCAAGGACTTTTCACCGCCGATCCGCGTAAGGATCTGACCGCCACGCTGGTTCAGCAAGCCGATGCCGGCGCGCTGGAGCTCGAAGCCATGGCGGGCGGCGCGGGTTCGAGTCTCGGTCGTGGCGGCATGCTGACCAAGATTCTCGCCGCCAAGCGCGCGGCGCACAGCGGCGCCAATACGGTGATCGCAAGCGGGCGTGAAGCAGATGTGCTCTCGCGGTTGGCCTCGGGCGAGGCGATCGGCACGCAGTTGATCGCGCGCACGGCGCGCATGGCGGCGCGCAAGCAATGGATGGCGGATCATCTTCAGGTGCGCGGCCATGTGGTGATCGACGACGGCGCCGTCGAAAAGCTGACCGAAGGGGGCAAGAGCCTGCTGCCTATCGGCATTGTCGGCGTTCAGGGCGCCTTTGCGCGCGGTGAAGTGATCGCTTGTCTGAGCGCCGCTGGGCGCGAAGTGGCGCGCGGTCTGACGAACTACAGCAGCGCGGAAACCAAGCTGATTCAGCGGCGCCCAAGTGGCGAGATTGAATCGGTGCTCGGCTATATGCTGGAGCCGGAGCTGATTCACCGTGACAACCTGGTGCTGGTCTAA
- a CDS encoding hypoxanthine-guanine phosphoribosyltransferase, protein MNREEALHIFSHSEEIVSADDVNASISGMAAAIRNEMSEDFPLVLSVMGGAAVFTGMLLPHLDFPLEFDYIHLTRYRNTTKGGNEMQWRVAPAESVKDRVVLVLDDILDEGETMAAIRDRILAMGAKRFLSAVLCEKIIPKAKPLRPDYCGFEVPDRYVFGCGMDAKGYWRNLPTIRALTEGA, encoded by the coding sequence ATGAACCGCGAAGAAGCTCTCCACATTTTTAGCCACTCCGAAGAAATCGTTTCGGCCGACGACGTCAACGCGTCGATCAGCGGCATGGCGGCCGCCATCCGCAACGAGATGAGCGAGGACTTCCCGCTCGTGCTGTCGGTCATGGGCGGCGCGGCGGTGTTCACCGGCATGCTGTTGCCGCACCTCGATTTTCCGCTCGAGTTCGACTACATCCACCTGACCCGCTACCGCAACACCACCAAGGGCGGCAACGAGATGCAGTGGCGCGTGGCGCCGGCGGAGTCGGTAAAGGATCGCGTCGTGCTGGTGCTCGACGACATTCTCGACGAAGGCGAGACGATGGCCGCAATCCGCGACCGTATTCTCGCGATGGGCGCGAAGCGCTTCCTGAGCGCGGTGCTGTGCGAGAAGATCATTCCGAAGGCCAAACCGTTGCGGCCGGATTATTGTGGCTTCGAAGTGCCGGACCGCTATGTGTTCGGCTGCGGCATGGATGCGAAGGGTTACTGGCGTAACCTGCCCACGATTCGTGCGCTGACTGAAGGGGCGTAA
- a CDS encoding CNP1-like family protein translates to MKALALVVACVATGALLAGCSSAGKPTNKDDSAFTYLLDRQGNWVENKVDTLPPLPQESNLLPFEVSGNTPLQFAVDRKSLTVGTDGVVRFTVVVASPSGARNVIYEGIRCDTYEWRQYAGLNSDHDGWDTTVANNFTRIENGALNAYQAALYQDYLCANKMPMGNAASILENIRYKRTASSLIH, encoded by the coding sequence TTGAAAGCACTTGCTCTCGTCGTGGCGTGCGTCGCCACCGGCGCCTTGCTGGCTGGTTGTTCGAGCGCCGGCAAACCTACTAATAAAGACGACAGCGCGTTTACCTATTTGCTGGATCGTCAGGGCAACTGGGTTGAGAACAAGGTGGACACGCTGCCGCCGCTGCCGCAAGAGTCGAATCTGCTGCCTTTCGAAGTCTCCGGCAACACGCCGCTGCAGTTCGCGGTCGACCGAAAGTCGTTAACTGTCGGTACGGACGGAGTGGTTCGCTTTACCGTCGTCGTGGCAAGCCCGAGCGGCGCTCGTAACGTCATCTACGAGGGGATTCGTTGCGACACGTACGAATGGCGCCAGTATGCGGGCCTGAATTCGGATCACGACGGCTGGGACACGACGGTCGCGAACAACTTCACGCGCATCGAGAACGGCGCGCTCAACGCTTATCAGGCTGCGCTGTATCAGGACTATCTGTGCGCGAACAAGATGCCGATGGGGAACGCGGCTTCGATTCTGGAAAACATCCGCTATAAGCGCACAGCGAGTTCGTTGATCCACTGA
- the ampD gene encoding 1,6-anhydro-N-acetylmuramyl-L-alanine amidase AmpD: protein MSVEFTVDAYGWVAAARKLPSPNFEARPEAAVPTLIVVHNISLPPNEFGGTAIAELFLNTLDCDAHPYYDSHLRGVRVSAHFVIHRDGALEQFVSCNERAWHAGPSNFFGRERCNDFSIGIELEGSDTAPFEAAQYRTLSALVSALKARYPVEALAGHSDIAPGRKTDPGPHFEWQRLQRDTSLDAQYFPYLKFSKTP, encoded by the coding sequence ATGAGCGTCGAGTTCACCGTCGACGCATACGGTTGGGTCGCCGCCGCACGCAAACTGCCATCGCCGAATTTCGAAGCGCGGCCCGAAGCGGCCGTGCCGACGCTGATCGTGGTTCACAACATCAGCCTGCCGCCCAACGAATTCGGCGGCACCGCAATTGCCGAACTGTTCCTCAACACGCTCGATTGCGACGCGCACCCGTACTACGACTCCCATCTGCGCGGCGTGCGAGTGTCGGCGCATTTCGTGATCCATCGCGACGGCGCGCTCGAACAGTTCGTCTCGTGCAACGAGCGCGCGTGGCACGCCGGGCCGTCGAATTTTTTCGGCCGCGAGCGCTGCAATGATTTCTCGATCGGCATCGAGTTGGAGGGCAGCGACACCGCGCCTTTCGAAGCGGCTCAATACCGCACGCTCAGCGCCCTGGTGAGCGCGCTCAAGGCTCGCTATCCGGTCGAAGCGCTCGCTGGTCACTCGGACATCGCCCCCGGTCGCAAGACCGATCCAGGGCCGCATTTCGAGTGGCAGCGTCTGCAGCGCGACACCTCGCTCGACGCTCAGTATTTCCCCTATCTCAAGTTTTCCAAAACGCCGTAA
- a CDS encoding MarC family protein yields MEYTFLSATVLLILITDPLGNIPLFVSCLRSVSPKRRTIVILREVAIAFAILLIFMVVGDRFLRMMSLTDQSLRIGGGIVLFLIALRMVFPHPDGPFGGDTRGGEPLIVPLAIPALAGPSALATVMLLTSQAPGKMFEWIGALTVTMVVCAIVLMLAERIQAWLGERAMMAFERLMGLVLVAISVEMMLGGIRSFVHQL; encoded by the coding sequence GTGGAGTACACCTTCCTGTCCGCGACCGTCCTGCTGATTCTGATCACCGATCCGCTCGGCAACATTCCGCTCTTCGTCAGTTGTCTGCGCAGTGTGTCTCCGAAGCGGCGCACGATCGTCATCCTCCGCGAGGTGGCGATCGCGTTTGCGATCCTGCTGATCTTCATGGTGGTCGGCGACCGTTTTCTGCGCATGATGAGCCTGACCGACCAGTCATTGCGTATCGGCGGCGGGATCGTGTTGTTTCTGATTGCGCTCAGAATGGTGTTTCCGCATCCGGACGGTCCATTCGGCGGCGACACGCGCGGCGGCGAGCCGCTCATCGTCCCGCTCGCCATTCCGGCACTGGCAGGTCCGTCGGCGCTGGCCACCGTGATGCTGCTGACGTCGCAGGCGCCCGGCAAGATGTTTGAGTGGATCGGCGCGCTGACTGTCACGATGGTTGTCTGCGCGATCGTGCTGATGCTGGCGGAGCGCATTCAGGCATGGCTCGGCGAGCGCGCGATGATGGCGTTCGAACGGCTGATGGGTCTCGTGCTGGTGGCGATTTCGGTGGAGATGATGCTCGGCGGGATTCGGTCGTTCGTGCATCAACTTTGA
- the ffh gene encoding signal recognition particle protein, giving the protein MLDNLTQRMARVVKTLRGEARLTEANTQEMLREVRLALLEADVALPVVREFIAKVKEKALGEEVISSLSPGQALVGVVQRELTAIIGGDYEGKAVELNLAVTPPAVILMAGLQGAGKTTTVGKLAKLLREKYKKKVLTVSCDVYRPAAIAQLKTVTEQVGADFFPSEPDQKPVDIARAAVDWAKRHYHDVLLVDTAGRLGIDEAMMQEITALHNTLKPAETLFVVDAMLGQDAVNTAKAFSDALPLTGVVLTKLDGDSRGGAALSVRHVTGKPIKFVGVAEKLDGLEVFYPDRMANRILGMGDILALVEEAQRGVDVQAAQKLADKVKKGGDFDLNDFRAQLTQMKGMGGLSSLMDKLPAQFQQAAAGANMGQAEKQMRRMEGIINSMTPQERAKPDLIKATRKRRIAAGAGVQVQEVNRMLNQYDQMRTMMKKLKGGNLQKMMRGMKGMLPGMR; this is encoded by the coding sequence ATGCTCGACAATCTGACTCAACGGATGGCGCGCGTCGTCAAGACGCTGCGCGGCGAAGCCCGGCTCACCGAGGCGAACACCCAGGAAATGCTGCGCGAGGTGCGTCTCGCGCTGCTCGAGGCCGACGTGGCGCTGCCCGTCGTGCGCGAGTTCATTGCCAAGGTGAAGGAAAAGGCGCTCGGCGAAGAAGTCATCAGCAGCCTCTCGCCGGGCCAGGCGCTCGTCGGCGTGGTGCAGCGCGAGTTGACCGCGATCATCGGCGGCGACTATGAGGGCAAGGCGGTCGAACTCAACCTCGCCGTCACGCCGCCGGCGGTGATCCTGATGGCGGGTCTGCAGGGCGCGGGTAAGACGACCACCGTCGGCAAGCTCGCCAAACTGCTGCGCGAGAAGTACAAGAAAAAAGTACTGACTGTGTCGTGCGACGTTTACCGGCCTGCCGCTATCGCGCAGTTGAAGACGGTGACCGAGCAGGTCGGCGCGGATTTCTTCCCGTCGGAACCGGATCAGAAACCGGTCGACATCGCGCGCGCCGCCGTGGATTGGGCCAAGCGCCACTATCACGACGTGCTGCTGGTCGACACGGCCGGCCGTCTCGGTATCGACGAAGCGATGATGCAGGAAATCACCGCGCTGCATAACACTCTCAAGCCGGCGGAAACGCTGTTCGTGGTCGACGCGATGCTCGGTCAGGACGCGGTTAACACCGCCAAGGCGTTTAGCGATGCGCTGCCGCTCACCGGCGTGGTCCTCACCAAGCTCGACGGCGATTCGCGCGGTGGCGCGGCGCTCTCCGTGCGTCACGTCACCGGCAAGCCGATCAAGTTCGTCGGCGTCGCGGAAAAGCTCGACGGCCTCGAAGTCTTCTACCCGGATCGCATGGCGAACCGGATTCTCGGCATGGGTGACATTCTCGCCCTCGTCGAAGAAGCGCAACGCGGCGTGGACGTGCAGGCCGCGCAGAAGCTCGCCGACAAGGTCAAGAAGGGCGGCGACTTCGATCTGAACGATTTCCGCGCGCAGCTCACGCAAATGAAGGGCATGGGCGGCCTGTCGTCGCTGATGGACAAACTGCCCGCGCAGTTCCAGCAAGCCGCCGCGGGCGCCAACATGGGCCAGGCCGAGAAGCAGATGCGCCGCATGGAAGGCATCATCAATTCCATGACGCCGCAGGAGCGCGCCAAGCCGGATCTGATCAAGGCCACGCGCAAGCGCCGTATTGCCGCCGGCGCGGGCGTGCAGGTGCAGGAAGTCAACCGCATGCTGAACCAGTACGACCAGATGCGCACCATGATGAAAAAGCTCAAAGGCGGCAATCTGCAAAAGATGATGCGCGGCATGAAGGGCATGTTGCCCGGCATGCGCTAA